CGCGTTTGCACGTGCGCCTCGAGGTTCGAGACGGCGCGCGACACCTGCGCGGTGGTCGCGTCGATCTCCTTCGCGACCGCGGTGAAACTGCCGGCTTCGACGACGCGCACGAACAGGCGCATGTTTTCGAGCATGTCCATTGAATTGGCTTGGGGAAAGTAGATAGATGGGAAGGCGTCGGCCGCGCTCGCGTCAGGTGGGGAACGGAACACGGCCGGGAACCACGACGACGCGATTCCCCATGCCGGAGAAGAGGCGGGAGAGCGGGCATCGCATGCGTGGTCAGGACGTTCGGGGGAAATCGGTGCGCGGAATTGTACGCCGCTGCGGACGAACGTGCGCTGCTGCGCCCGAAGTTTTCATCCGGCGAAAGCTTCCCGAAAGCCTCGCCGGCCGCGCGCACGCAACACCGTGATGGGGCGCCGCAATTTATATCACAACGCGATATAATGCCGCACCCCCGTACCCCGACACGCGCGCATCGTCCGCTTCTTTCTTCCCAGGCAGGTTCCATGTCGTCCGGCCCCTCCACGTCCCGTCGCACGCTGCAGCAATGGCTGCACAGCTTCACCCCTCTTCCGATGACCCTCGGCTGGCGCGAGCGCCTGCGCTCGTGCGCCGGTGCGCTGGTCGGCATCGCGACGGTCGGCTTCACGATGAAGGTCGTGCCCGGCGTGCCGGGGCTCGTGCCGCTGCTGGTCGCGCCGATGGGCGCGTCGGCGGTGCTGCTGTTCGCGGTGCCCGCGAGCCCGCTCGCGCAGCCGTGGTCGATCATCGGCGGCAACCTGGTCGCGGCGACGGTCGGCGTCGCGTGCGCGCAGTGGATCGCCGATCCGGTCACGGCCGCCGCGGTGGCGGTCGCGTGCGCGATCGGCGGAATGTTCGCGCTGCGCTGCGTGCATCCGCCGTCGGGCGCGGTCGCGCTGACGGCCGTGCTCGGCGGGCCGGCGATCCACCGGCTCGGCTTCGGCTTCGTGCTCGAGCCGATCGCGCTGCAATCGGCGATCCTGCTGTCGGCGGCGCTCGTCTACCACGCGCTGACGGGCCACCGCTATCCGCACGGCGGCGTGCGGCCCGACGCGAAGCCGCAGGCGGGCGGCGTGTGCCGGCGCGCGCACGCGGTGGCCGCGGTGGCTTTACGCGCGAGGATCTCGACGCGGTGCTCAAGCGCCGCGGCGAATGGCTCGACGTCGATCCGAACGACCTCGAGGCGCTGCTGCGCGAAACCGAACTTCAAGCCTACGCGCGCACGTTCGGCCAGCTCACCTGCGCCGACCTGATGACGAAGGACGCGATCAGCATCGCGCCGTCGACGTCGGTGACGGCCGCGCTCACGCTGCTCGACCGCCATCGCGTGAAGGCGCTGCCCGTCGTCGATGCGGACCGCCGGCTGGTCGGCATCGTCACCCGCGCCGACCTGACGCGCTACCTGCGCCGCCCGACGGCGCTGTGGCAGCGCCTGTCCGCGCGCCTGCCGGAATCGTTCGGCGGCCAGCTGGCGAGCGTCGACACGGTGATGAGCCGCGACGTCGCGTCGGTGCCGCAATCGCTGCCGCTCACGGCGCTCGTGCCGCTGTTCACGCACTCGGGCCACCACCACATTCCGGTCGTCGACGCATCGCACCGGCTCGTCGGCATCATTACCCAGACCGACCTCGTCACGGGCCTGTACCGGCAGACGCAGATGCTGGAAGCCGCATGACCTGACGCCGCCGCGCGGCGCGTTCCGCGCTGGCGCCGCCGGTGCAATTCGCGCATTTGTATCATGTTGTGATGTATATTCACACGACTGTTTTTCCCTTCTCCATCACGATGACCGACACCCGACGCGCGCTGCACAAGTCCGACTTCGAGCAGCTCTCCGAATTCCGCTACCAGATGCGCCGCTTCGAGCGCTTCTCCGAGCGCGCCGCGCAAAGCGAAGGCGTGACGCCGCTGCAATACCTGCTGCTGCTGCACATCAAGGGCTATCCGCAGCGCGAATGGGCGACCATCGGCGAGCTCGCGGAACGCCTGCAGGCGCAGCATCACGGCGTCGTCGCGCTCGTGTCGCGCTGCGAAGCGCTCGGGCTCGTGAAGCGCAAGCCGAGCGACACCGACCGCCGCCAGGTCGAGGTCCATCTCGAAGCCGCCGGCGAAACCCTGCTCGCGCGCCTCGCGGCGATGCACCGCGCCGAGCTGAAATCGCTCAAGGGCGCATTCCAGGTTCCCCAACTCGATTACTGACTTCAGCGTCCGACACGATGAACGCCCCGCACAAACGCGATTTCGCGACCAACGACCGCCTGCCCCGGATAGCGCTGCTTGCCGCCGTGATCGGCGTGCTCAGCACGCTCGCGGCGTTCGTGCTGCTGAGCCTGATCCACTTGTTCACGAACCTGTTCTTCTTCCAGCGGTTCTCGTTCGCCGACCATTCGCCGTCCGGCAACACGCTCGGCGCATGGGTGATCGCGGTGCCGGTGATCGGCGGGCTGATCGTCGGGATGATGGCGCGCTTCGGCTCGGAAAAGATCCGCGGCCACGGCATCCCCGAGGCGATCGAGGCGATCCTGTTCGGCAAGAGCCGCATGTCGCCGAAGGTCGCGGTGCTCAAGCCGCTGTCGTCCGGCGTCGTGATCGGCAGCGGCGGCCCGTTCGGCGCCGAGGGGCCGATCATCATGACGGGCGGCGCGCTCGGCTCGCTGATCGCACAGTGCGTGAAGGTCACCGCCGCGGAGCGCAAGACGCTGCTCGTCGCGGGCGCGGCGGCCGGCATGACCGCCGTGTTCGGCACGCCGGTCGCCGCGGTGCTGCTCGCGGTCGAGCTGCTGCTGTTCGAATGGCGCCCGCGCAGCTTCCTGCCGGTCGCGCTCGCGTGCGCGGTCGCCGGCTTCGCGCGCGCGGTGTTGTTCGGCGTCGAGCCGCTGTTTCCGCTGACGACCGCCGCGCCGTCGCCGGTCGCACTGCTGTCGTGCGTGGTCGCGGGCCTGCTGTCCGGGATGCTCGCATGCGGGCTGTCGGCCGCGCTCTACCGCATCGAGGACGCGTTCGCGAAGCTGCCCGTGCACTGGATGTGGTGGCCCGCGCTCGGCGCGATCGTGATCGGCATCGGCGGCTGGCTGCAGCCGCGCGCGCTCGGCGTCGGCTACGACGTGATCGGCGACCTGCTGCATCAGCACATCGCGCTGCAGATCGCGCTCGCGCTGCTGGTCGTCAAGGCGGTGATGTGGGTGATCGCGCTCGGCTCCGGCACGTCGGGCGGCGTGCTCGCGCCGCTGCTGATGCTCGGCGCGGGGCTCGGCGCCGTGCTCGCGCCGGTGCTGCCGGGCGGCGCCCCGGCGCTGTGGCCGCTCGTCTGCATGGCCGCGACGCTCGGCGCCACGCTCGGCGCGCCGCTGACGGCGATCGTGTTCGCGTTCGGCCTCACGCACGACACCAACGCGCTGCTGCCGCTGCTCGCGGCGACGCTCGTCGCGCACGGCTTCGCGACCATCGTGATGAAGCGTTCGATCATGACCGAGAAGATCGCGCGCCGCGGCTATCACATCTATCGCGAATACGGCGTCGATCCGCTCGAGCGGCACGACGTCGCCGAAGTGATGACGCGCGCCGATGCGATCGTCGCGATCGATGCCGCGACGACGCTCGCGGAGGTCGACGCAACGTTCTTCGGCGCGCGGCAGACGCACCGCGCGTATCCGGTCGTGCAGGACGGCCGCCTGCTCGGCGTCGTCGATCGTGCAACGCTCGACGCGCATCGCGCGCAAGCCGGCCCCGGCGCCACGCTCGCCAGCGTATTCGCCGAGCGTGCGCCGGCGGTCGCGCTGGCGCATGAAACGTGCCGCCTCGTCGCGACGCGTCTCGCGGTGCACGGCCTCGAGCGGCTGCCGGTCGTCGACGACGCGCAATCGCTGCGCATGACCGGCCTCGTGTCGCGCAGCGACCTGATCAAGCCGGCGCTCCAGCACTTCGACGACGAACACAAGCGCGAGCGCTTCCGTCCCGTCGTACCGGTCAACCTGCGCAACGCCCGCGCACGCAACGCCGGCTGAGCGCCGCGGCGTGCGCACTGCCCCGCCGTCCCGCGCCCCGAACATCGTCGCGTTTAAACTTCGTTAACAATTCGTCAGACGAAATTTTGTCATCATGATGCTCATGCGACGGGGCCACCATTCAGCCATTCCACTCGTCATTCAATAAAGACGCGGCGCGACTTGCAGGCACATGCAGCGCGCCGCCGTATCACACCACCACACCCTCGGGGCAGCGAGCGGACCACGCAGCGCATCGTTGCGCATGCAGCGACACCGCGAACGTGCGGATTGCAGTTTGGCAAGCGCCTTAACATCTTGTTGCGCAATCGCCGGAACCGCATATGTCGGACGCAATCTCACAAGCACGCAGTTCTGCTGCGCATCCCACTCAATGAATCACGACCCGAGGGAGATAACGTGAAATACTTACCGCTCATCGCACTGACTATCGCAATTTCCGCGCACGCGGCCGATCCGTCGCCTGCCGTGCAAAACGTGGGACAAAGCCAGAAACCTGCTCAGGAAGTCTCGGCTTGCATCGCGAAGACCTGGGCAGACAAATCCCAGCAACAGGTCGTCTCGCAGTACGTGCTCGCGAATGGCCTCGCGACCGACGTGTACGCGCCGGGCCAGCAACCGCCGAACGGCGCGGCCGCGCTGGTGCGCCCGGCGCGGCAACCGGGCGCCAAGACGTGGGTCGGCATGCGCGGCGACGCGGCATCGGCCGGCGACATCAACGCCTGCCTGTAACGGCGAGTCGGACGGCCTTGCGCCGTCCCGATGCGACAAGCCCCGCTTCTGCGGGGCTTGTCATTTTTGCGCGCCGGCCGCGCGCACCCGGGCATCGTGGCCGGCGCGCCTGCATTCGCGCTTACAGGTAGCTGCAGACGTAGTCGAGCGTTTCGAGCACTTCGATGTCGAAACGGCTCTTGCCCGGCACCGAGAACGACTCGCCCGCGCCGTAGGTCTGCCATGCGTCGCTGCCGTCGAGCTTCACGCGGCACTTGCCGGCCTGCACTTCCATCAATTCGGGCGCGTCCGTGCCGAAGTTGAGCGCGCACGGCAGGATCACGCCGAGCGTCTTGCGCGTGCCGTCCGGAAACAGCACGGTATGCGATACGCACTTGCCGTCGAAGTAGACATTGGCACGCTTGACGACCGACACGTTGTCGAATTGGGTTGCACTGGTCATGTGACGCCTCTGGTTGCTGGATGCCGGTTGGCGTGTTGTCGAAAGCCGGCCGGGGCGGCAGGCCGGCCGCTATGATACCGGCTCGCAGGCGGCGGTCGATCGGCCGCCGTACCGGATCATCCGGATTTCCCTCCAGTCCGTCGTGCGCGACGTGCCATGCGGTTCATCGCAGCCCCTTGCGACGCGCCGAATCGCGCAGGCAATCGAGCAGCATCGATGCGGCCGGCGTGAGCGGGCTGTCGCGGCGCGTCACCACCTGCACCGACACGGCAGGCAGCCGGTCGCGGATCGGCAGCACCACGAGCCGGTCGCGCGCCCAGTCCGCGTCGAGCAGTTGCTCCGGCATCGACGCGAGCAGGTCGGAGCCCGTCATCAGGCTGTGCGCGAGCCCGAAGCTCGGGCACTCGACGATGCGCGACGGCACCGGCAAGCCGTGCGCGACGAAGCAGTTGAACAGCGCCTGCGTCGAGCTTTCCGGCGACGGGTTCATCAGCCAGTCGGCGTCGACGAGTTCGGCGAGCGACGTCGCCGACGCGAGCGGATGCCCGTTGCGCGCGACGATCAGCGAGCGGCTCGCATACAGCTCCGCGTGATCGAACTCCGCCGCCAGCAGCTCGGGCACGACCACCGCCACCGCGAAATCGAGCGAGCCGTCGTGCAGCCGCGGCAGCGCGACGCCCGGGAAACCTTCGATGAAGCTCACGCGCGCGACCGGAAAACGCCGCCGGAACGCGCGGAACGCGTCGAGCAGGATCGTCACCGCCGCGGCCGGCGTGATGGCCGCCGCCACCGAGCCCGTCGTCGCGCCCTGCGCCTGCTCGATGTCGTCGCGCGCCCGCTGCATCTCGGCGACGATCAGCCGCGCGCGCACCTGGAGCTGCTGGCCGAAGCCGGTCAGCTGCACGCCGCGCGCGGTGCGCACGACGAGCGACACGCCGAGCGCATGCTCCAGCTCCTTGACCGCCTTGGTCAGCGCGGCCGGCGACACGTTGAGGCGGCGCGCCGCCGCGCGGATGCTGCCCTCGTCCGCGACGGTGACGAACGCTTTGAGTTGATGGTATTTCATGGGGACACGCGTGAATCGGGGAAGCCCGCGCCCCGCGACGCAGGCCGGCTCGGGGTATTCCCTGGCGGCAACCTGGGGTGAGCACCGAAGCAATTTATCAGCTTCTGGTAGGCGACAGAAATTTATATGCTTGCTCGTCATATGCGTATCGAGCATCCCACCGCGCCGCCAGGAGAGTCCATGCTGCAAGCCGTGAACCCCGTCATTCCCGGCATCGCCGCGATCGCCGCC
The sequence above is drawn from the Burkholderia ubonensis genome and encodes:
- a CDS encoding LysR substrate-binding domain-containing protein, with amino-acid sequence MKYHQLKAFVTVADEGSIRAAARRLNVSPAALTKAVKELEHALGVSLVVRTARGVQLTGFGQQLQVRARLIVAEMQRARDDIEQAQGATTGSVAAAITPAAAVTILLDAFRAFRRRFPVARVSFIEGFPGVALPRLHDGSLDFAVAVVVPELLAAEFDHAELYASRSLIVARNGHPLASATSLAELVDADWLMNPSPESSTQALFNCFVAHGLPVPSRIVECPSFGLAHSLMTGSDLLASMPEQLLDADWARDRLVVLPIRDRLPAVSVQVVTRRDSPLTPAASMLLDCLRDSARRKGLR
- a CDS encoding chloride channel protein, with the translated sequence MNAPHKRDFATNDRLPRIALLAAVIGVLSTLAAFVLLSLIHLFTNLFFFQRFSFADHSPSGNTLGAWVIAVPVIGGLIVGMMARFGSEKIRGHGIPEAIEAILFGKSRMSPKVAVLKPLSSGVVIGSGGPFGAEGPIIMTGGALGSLIAQCVKVTAAERKTLLVAGAAAGMTAVFGTPVAAVLLAVELLLFEWRPRSFLPVALACAVAGFARAVLFGVEPLFPLTTAAPSPVALLSCVVAGLLSGMLACGLSAALYRIEDAFAKLPVHWMWWPALGAIVIGIGGWLQPRALGVGYDVIGDLLHQHIALQIALALLVVKAVMWVIALGSGTSGGVLAPLLMLGAGLGAVLAPVLPGGAPALWPLVCMAATLGATLGAPLTAIVFAFGLTHDTNALLPLLAATLVAHGFATIVMKRSIMTEKIARRGYHIYREYGVDPLERHDVAEVMTRADAIVAIDAATTLAEVDATFFGARQTHRAYPVVQDGRLLGVVDRATLDAHRAQAGPGATLASVFAERAPAVALAHETCRLVATRLAVHGLERLPVVDDAQSLRMTGLVSRSDLIKPALQHFDDEHKRERFRPVVPVNLRNARARNAG
- a CDS encoding MarR family winged helix-turn-helix transcriptional regulator; its protein translation is MTDTRRALHKSDFEQLSEFRYQMRRFERFSERAAQSEGVTPLQYLLLLHIKGYPQREWATIGELAERLQAQHHGVVALVSRCEALGLVKRKPSDTDRRQVEVHLEAAGETLLARLAAMHRAELKSLKGAFQVPQLDY
- a CDS encoding pyrimidine/purine nucleoside phosphorylase codes for the protein MTSATQFDNVSVVKRANVYFDGKCVSHTVLFPDGTRKTLGVILPCALNFGTDAPELMEVQAGKCRVKLDGSDAWQTYGAGESFSVPGKSRFDIEVLETLDYVCSYL